Proteins co-encoded in one Kutzneria chonburiensis genomic window:
- a CDS encoding MGH1-like glycoside hydrolase domain-containing protein — protein sequence MSEQNEWARLAESGEMDSPWRHWGPYLSGRQWGTVREDYSASGDAWSFFPFDHARSRAYRWGEDGISGICDRHGFLNLALALWNGKDPILKERWFGLANQEGNHGEDVKEHWWIQDGTPTHSWMSVLYRYPQAEYPYQQLREMAKAAGRQGREPELADTGVLAEDRFFDVVTTYAKAGPHDICVEIAATNHGPDAAPLHLLPQLWFRNTWAWGRDARQPALEATRVHGRCAVVTEHSSLGRYTLHLDGAPTLLVTDNETNEVELFGSPANETRYTKCGIDAHVVRGATGSCQVIQDGSASRPGTKAAAWYRFDAVAPGETVTIRLRLIAGDGHVDPFGTTFHSAMLDRKREADEYHESLAPELDDDRKQVLRRSLAGLMWTKQHYRFKVRDWLAGDPAQPPAPDLRRGVGGRNVHWRHFDVADVISMPDEWEYPWFAAWDLAFQAVPFALVDPAFAKEQLLLLCREWMMHPNGQLPAYEWDFGDANPPVHAWAALQVYRAEAVPDRKFLSKVFHKLLLNFSWWVNRKDADGSDLFEGGFLGMDNIGPVNRSAPMLGEWRLEQSDATSWMAAFSLHLLQIALELAREDESYEDVATKFVEHFLYIARAFNNFGSTTRGLWDEEDGFCYDLVSRQREDGTLESEPVRVRSMVGLMPVLAQAVLEPWVFAELPGFTSRLDYLLRKQPEFAQFITWQQVGGERRANLALLDAEKLSRVLSRMFDEQEFLSPHGIRSLSAAHRDGLDVEFAGQAHMIGYEPGESMTPMFGGNSNWRGPIWFPTNALLVEALRQVDDFHDGQFHVDLPTGSGQAVTAGQAADELARRLVSIFLPSADGTRPCDGKRVEATHSPLWRPHITFSEYFDGDTGEGLGATHQTGWTALVARLLATPNHDAG from the coding sequence GTGAGCGAGCAGAACGAGTGGGCGCGGCTGGCCGAGTCGGGCGAGATGGACAGCCCCTGGCGGCACTGGGGTCCCTATCTGTCCGGTCGGCAGTGGGGCACGGTTCGCGAGGACTACTCGGCGAGCGGGGACGCCTGGTCGTTCTTTCCGTTCGATCACGCGCGGTCGAGGGCCTACCGGTGGGGCGAAGACGGCATCTCGGGCATCTGCGACCGGCACGGCTTCCTCAATCTGGCGCTGGCGCTGTGGAACGGCAAGGACCCGATCCTCAAGGAACGGTGGTTCGGCCTGGCCAACCAGGAAGGCAACCACGGTGAGGACGTCAAAGAGCACTGGTGGATCCAGGACGGCACGCCGACGCACTCCTGGATGAGCGTGCTCTACCGCTACCCGCAGGCGGAGTACCCGTACCAACAACTGCGTGAGATGGCGAAGGCCGCGGGCCGGCAGGGCAGGGAGCCGGAGCTGGCGGACACGGGGGTGCTGGCGGAGGACCGCTTCTTCGACGTGGTGACGACGTACGCCAAGGCGGGCCCGCACGACATCTGCGTTGAAATCGCGGCGACAAACCACGGACCGGATGCGGCGCCGCTGCATCTGTTGCCGCAGTTGTGGTTTCGCAACACTTGGGCCTGGGGCCGCGACGCCCGCCAACCGGCGCTGGAGGCGACCAGGGTGCATGGCCGGTGCGCGGTGGTGACAGAGCACTCCTCCCTGGGCCGCTACACGCTGCACCTGGACGGCGCGCCGACGCTGCTGGTCACGGACAACGAGACCAACGAGGTGGAGCTGTTCGGCAGCCCGGCCAACGAGACCCGGTACACGAAGTGCGGCATCGACGCGCACGTGGTCCGCGGCGCGACCGGCAGCTGCCAGGTGATCCAGGACGGCAGCGCGTCCCGGCCGGGCACGAAAGCGGCGGCCTGGTACCGCTTCGACGCGGTGGCCCCGGGCGAGACGGTGACCATCCGACTGCGGCTGATCGCCGGTGACGGCCACGTCGACCCGTTCGGCACGACCTTCCACTCCGCGATGCTGGACCGCAAACGCGAGGCCGACGAGTACCACGAGAGCCTCGCGCCGGAGCTGGACGACGACCGCAAGCAGGTGCTGCGGCGCTCGCTGGCCGGTCTCATGTGGACGAAGCAGCACTACCGGTTCAAGGTGCGGGACTGGCTGGCCGGTGACCCGGCCCAGCCACCGGCACCGGACCTGCGCCGCGGCGTCGGCGGCCGCAACGTGCACTGGCGGCACTTCGACGTGGCCGACGTGATCTCCATGCCGGACGAGTGGGAGTACCCCTGGTTCGCGGCCTGGGACCTGGCCTTCCAGGCGGTGCCGTTCGCGCTGGTCGACCCGGCCTTCGCCAAGGAGCAGCTGCTCCTGCTGTGTCGCGAGTGGATGATGCATCCCAACGGCCAGCTGCCGGCCTACGAGTGGGACTTCGGTGACGCCAACCCGCCGGTCCACGCCTGGGCGGCGCTCCAGGTCTACCGGGCCGAGGCGGTGCCGGACCGCAAGTTCCTGTCCAAGGTGTTCCACAAGCTGCTGCTGAACTTCTCCTGGTGGGTCAACCGCAAGGACGCCGACGGCAGCGACCTGTTCGAGGGCGGCTTCCTCGGCATGGACAACATCGGCCCGGTCAACCGGTCGGCGCCGATGCTGGGCGAATGGCGGCTGGAGCAGTCCGACGCCACGTCCTGGATGGCCGCGTTCAGCCTGCACCTGTTGCAGATCGCGCTGGAGCTGGCCCGCGAGGACGAGTCCTACGAGGACGTGGCGACCAAGTTCGTCGAGCACTTCCTCTACATCGCCAGGGCCTTCAACAACTTCGGCTCCACCACCCGCGGGCTGTGGGACGAGGAGGACGGCTTCTGCTACGACCTGGTGTCGCGGCAGCGGGAGGACGGAACCCTGGAGTCGGAGCCGGTCCGGGTGCGGTCCATGGTCGGCCTGATGCCGGTGCTGGCCCAGGCGGTGCTGGAGCCGTGGGTGTTCGCCGAGCTGCCCGGCTTCACCAGCCGGCTGGACTACCTGCTGCGCAAGCAGCCCGAGTTCGCCCAGTTCATCACCTGGCAGCAGGTCGGCGGCGAGCGCCGGGCCAACCTGGCCCTGCTGGACGCCGAGAAGCTGAGCCGGGTGCTCAGCCGCATGTTCGACGAGCAGGAGTTCCTGTCCCCGCACGGCATCCGCTCGCTGTCCGCGGCACACCGGGACGGACTGGACGTGGAGTTCGCCGGCCAGGCGCACATGATCGGCTACGAGCCGGGCGAGTCGATGACGCCGATGTTCGGCGGCAACTCCAACTGGCGCGGGCCGATCTGGTTCCCGACCAACGCGCTGCTGGTCGAGGCGCTGCGCCAGGTGGACGACTTCCACGACGGCCAGTTCCACGTCGACCTGCCGACCGGCTCCGGGCAGGCGGTCACCGCCGGCCAGGCCGCCGACGAGCTGGCCCGCCGGCTGGTCAGCATCTTCCTGCCTTCGGCCGACGGCACCCGCCCGTGCGACGGCAAGCGGGTCGAGGCCACACATTCACCCCTGTGGCGACCGCACATCACGTTCAGCGAGTACTTCGACGGCGACACCGGGGAGGGCCTGGGCGCGACCCATCAAACGGGCTGGACGGCGCTGGTGGCGCGACTGTTGGCGACGCCGAACCATGACGCTGGGTGA
- a CDS encoding CopG family antitoxin: protein MTKREELPRSAEELAELADYYDNNDTSGEMDAGEWVDPRPMVTTSLRLPDAMVAALKEEARRRGIRYTALVREVLESHLAAPRPVVDVFHIEARLDHLTVLVERLAEHVTHAEPQHEVGAREPQRSAG, encoded by the coding sequence ATGACGAAGCGGGAGGAGCTTCCCCGTTCAGCCGAGGAGCTCGCGGAGCTGGCTGATTACTACGACAACAACGACACGTCTGGCGAGATGGACGCGGGCGAGTGGGTCGATCCCCGGCCGATGGTGACGACGTCGCTACGGCTGCCGGATGCCATGGTCGCGGCGCTGAAGGAGGAGGCCCGACGTCGGGGCATCCGCTACACCGCGCTGGTGCGGGAGGTGCTGGAGTCCCACCTGGCAGCTCCGCGGCCTGTGGTCGATGTTTTCCATATCGAGGCGCGGTTGGACCATCTGACCGTGCTCGTGGAGAGGCTGGCCGAGCACGTGACGCACGCAGAGCCCCAGCACGAAGTCGGCGCCCGCGAGCCGCAGCGCAGCGCTGGCTGA